In the genome of Natronomonas salina, the window GCTGGGGCTGGCGACGCCCGCCGCGACGATGGTCGGGACCACCATCGGCGCCCAGAACGGCGTCCTGTTCAAGGGCGGCGACGTCCTCGAGCGCGCGAAGGACGTCGACACCGTCGTCTTCGACAAGACCGGCACGCTCACCGAGGGCGAGATGGAGCTGACGGACGTCGTCGCCTTCGAGGACGGCGCGCCGGTCGCCGACGGAGGGGACCCGGCCGCCGACGGTGGCGCCGTGACCGGCCGCGAGCGTGTGGACGAGTCGACGGTGCTGCGGCTGGCGGCCAGCGCCGAGCGCGGCAGCGAACACCCGCTGGCGCAGGCCATCGTCGACGGCGCCGAGGAACGCGGCATCGAGCTCGCCGACCCCGAGGACTTCGAGAACGTGCCCGGCCAGGGGGTCCGCGCGACCGTGGAGAGCGCGGAACGACGTTCCGCGGGACAGTCGAGCGGCGACGAGCCGCGAGACGGCGACGAGATCTTCGTTGGCAACCGGAAGCTGCTCCGGGACGCCGGCATCGATCCCTCGCCTGCCGCGGAGACGATGGAACGCCTCGAGGGCGAAGGGAAGACGGCGATGCTCGTGGCGCGCGTGCCCGCTGGCACGGAGCAGGGCGAACTCGTCGGCGTCGTCGCCGACGCCGACACCGTCAAGGAGAGCGCGAAGGACGCCGTCGCCGCCCTGCAGGAACGCGGGCTCGACGTGATGATGATCACCGGCGACAACGAGCGGACCGCCCATGCGGTCGCCGAGGAGGTCGGCATCGACCCCGACCGCGTGCGTGCGGGGGTCCTGCCCGAGGACAAGTCCGAGGCCGTCGACGCCATCCAGTCGGAGGGCCGCAAGGCGATGATGGTCGGCGACGGCGTCAACGACGCGCCGGCGCTGGCGGTCGCCTACGTCGGGACGGCCATCGGGTCGGGCACCGACGTCGCCATCGAGGCGGCTGACGTCACGCTGATGCGCGACGACCCCCTCGACGTCGTGAAGGCCATCCGCATCTCGGACGCCACCCTCCAGAAGATCAAACAGAACCTCGTGTGGGCGCTGGGTTACAACACCGCGATGATCCCGCTGGCGTCCCTGGGACTGCTCCAGCCCGTCCTCGCGGCGGGCGCGATGGCCATCTCCAGCGTCTCCGTGCTGTCGAACAGTCTGCTGTTCCGGCGGTACACCCCCGACCACGACTACGAGCTGCTCGGACGACTCCGGTAACGCGGGCGAGGTGGTGGTCCGGGCCCGTTCCTATCTCTCGTTTCGCGGTTCCGCGACCGGTGCACTAGCGACACGGCGAGTCGACGAGAAGGGAAACGACCGCGGCTTGGCGGTTAGACCAGGTTCCGCTGTTCGAACTGCTCGTGGAGCCGCTCCATCGACGTCACCGTGTTCTCGCAGTGCTGTTCCATGCCGCTGGTCGGGTTGAAGCAGACACTGTCGGTGGCGGTCTCCAGCATCTCGCGGTCGTTGTCGTCGGAGCCGACCGCGATCGTCTCGTCGACGGGGATCTCGTTCTCGACGGCGATCTCCTCGAGGAGTTCGCCCTTCGTCGCATCGAGGATCCGCCCGGAGACGTCGCCGGTCAGCGCGTTCTGGTCGATATCGAGCATCGGCGCCACGACCGAGTCGGCGCTGACGCCGGCGTCGGTGAGCGCGACGTCGACGGCCTGTCGCGGCGCGGCCGTGATGATGGCGACGTGGTGGTCGTTGGCCTGCAGTGCCGAGATCAGGTCGGCCGCGCCGGGGTCCAGCGCCACGCGGTCGAGGGCCTCCTTCATCTCGAGTTCGGGCAGGCCCTCCAGGTAGTCGACGCGGCGCCGGATGCTGTCCACGAGCGCGAGGTCGCCCGTCCGCGACTGCTCGGTGAGGCTGGCGACGTCGCCCGCGACGCCGGCCTCCTCGGCGAGCAGCGCGTAGGCGTCCGATTCCGCGAGCGACCCGTCGAAGTTGAAGGCTACCAGCATACGCGAGGGTACGCCCGGTAGGCCCATTAAATGTTGGACAGGAATCAAGTTCTCCGCAATCGGACGGGAATGGGCGCTGCTGGGAGCGATGGCATAATGACGCTGCTGGCCGTCAGTGGCACGTGTATGGAGACCACCCTCGCCGATCTCCTCGAACGCAACCAGCGGCACGTCGAATCGCTCGCCGACGGTCACTTCGATGCCGTCCAGGACGGCCAGGAACCAGCCGCCGTCTCCGTCTGCTGTTCGGACTCCCGCGTCTCCCAAGAGGGGATGTGGGACGTCGACGACGCCGGGTTCCTCTTCACCGTCGGCAACATCGGCAACCAGGTCTGGGACACCCGCGACGGCGAGCGCGTCGTCAACGGCGACGTCCTCTACCCGCTGCTGTACGCCGGCACCGACGTCGCCGTCGTCGTCGGGCACACGAGCTGCGGTGCGGTCACGGCGACGCTGG includes:
- a CDS encoding carbonic anhydrase, with amino-acid sequence MTLLAVSGTCMETTLADLLERNQRHVESLADGHFDAVQDGQEPAAVSVCCSDSRVSQEGMWDVDDAGFLFTVGNIGNQVWDTRDGERVVNGDVLYPLLYAGTDVAVVVGHTSCGAVTATLEAHRGESADFPPGVQERVDALRPVIEAGLDDDRIDEEREVGLVNQLVEYNVDRQVSFLRDSGELDDETVLGFVYDFQGVYGNERGRCYLVNLDGETDESRLREAVPEEYEAHARRLL
- a CDS encoding HAD family hydrolase, whose protein sequence is MLVAFNFDGSLAESDAYALLAEEAGVAGDVASLTEQSRTGDLALVDSIRRRVDYLEGLPELEMKEALDRVALDPGAADLISALQANDHHVAIITAAPRQAVDVALTDAGVSADSVVAPMLDIDQNALTGDVSGRILDATKGELLEEIAVENEIPVDETIAVGSDDNDREMLETATDSVCFNPTSGMEQHCENTVTSMERLHEQFEQRNLV